The genomic stretch CATTGGTCCGCTCTCCAGACAGCAGCACTTGTTTTAGACCGGAGACTAACTCCGCCTCATTTCTACCAACATAGGAGTTTGTTACGTTCTTCAACCGAAGCTGTACGTCTCCAACATCGGTCGTCACAACGGGAACATTGCATGCCATCGCCTCCTTTACCGTGTTTGGCGATCCTTCTCGAGATGACGTTAGCAATATCGCATCTGAAGCGTTCATATACACTGGTACCTTCTCATGCTCGATATCGGAGATCGTCTGTAACTCAATATCCATTCCGAGCTCGTCGCTTACTTCATTCACTACGGCTTCAGCCAGCGGATAGTTCTTCCGCGTATACCCTGGAGAATACGGGAATAGCACTTGGAATGGCTCTTCTGCCCACCCTACTTCACGCCGTGCGTCTACTGTTGACATCGGCTGAAACAGATCCAAATCGACTCCACTCGGTACGATCTCCGCATTACAGGGTAACATCTCCGCCATCTCCTCGCTGCGAACCATGACGCCGTCACAGCGCTTAGCACATAGCTTCGTCACAGGACCGTATTTCCCCATGAGGTCCGTTCCCCAGAGAGTCATCACTACCGGTGTGCGGAACTGTGAAAGTGCTATTGGCGCTGTTAGACCGAAGTTCGAATGAATAACGTCATAATCAGAATGTGTGTAATCCTTATGAAATTCGATGAGAGTTTTTATATAATGGCTATAACTTCTCGTTTCCTCTGGCCCACCATCGACTACCTCTTTTCCAGATACCGTGAGCGTATCAATTTCGACTCCCTGTTTTCTCAGATGTTCCTCTTGTTGCCTATAAAATGATGTTTCCGAGGTGACGAGTGAAAGAACGGATAGCCTCGGATCGGAATTGCTCATATAGCGCACTGCTAGTTAAGAGATTGTAAGTTATGCTATTTCGATGGGGATTGTCTATCTGCGAATTCTGCTGCTATCCCCTCAAACCGGTTCAGGCCGGGAAACTCGTGTAAGCTTGATTCGTCCGTGATGGCTCAACGATGACCCCGTAGAATTGTTGTTTGATTTCGTCGGCTAGCGTTACCAGCTTACGGCTGAGTTATGGGGCGGGCACCCTTTCACCGTTGGTCATTATTGGTATCCAAACGCGAAACACGCTCACGAACACCATGATATCCTTCCTTGACGACTGGCATGCCGTCATATAGCCAGAGCAGGAAGGCAAAGCTGCCGAGTCCGAGTACAAACAAGAGATACCGGCTCGGCTCACCGGTGAGTAGTTGTCCTCCGATGGAACGAACATACGGTACGAAGTTGATAACGACTCCTTCAGAGATGCTGTCTTGCTGGGACCCATTCCCTCCAATCGGCCAAAGAATCCGCTCAAGTTGAAGCTCACCGCTTCCGATGTAAGTCGGAAGGACATCAAAAAGAGGATGAAGCAGATAACCGATTCCGAATGCCCAGCTGAATCGTGATTGCCCACGGTTGTAGGCTAGAATGGCCACAGCAGCGGAGAGCGGAACTGCAAAGAAAATCGAATGACCGAGTGCATATCCGCCTTCAAAGACACCGAATTGCCACGCGAGAGGCTTGTCTATGAGGTCGGGCAGTAGCGATGCGAATACAACGATAATCGTTTCGTGGCTTGTCGGAGAATCTTGATACACCGTGTGTACAAACAGTGAATACGCGACATAACCGATGATCGCATGCTCCCATGGCATCATGCTACTACTGCCTCATCTGGTGGAACTCGCGTTCTTTGATGTTCTCTCTCTGTTTCTCACGAACTGCTAACCCATCTACTATCATAGAGACAATATAATCGGATAAACATCTGCCGATTAGTGTTTCAGAGACGGCCGGGAGATATCTCCTACTCTCTCGATCAGGAACACTCTGCCTATCGATCCTTATCGGGTGGGACGTTTTTTCATGTCGTATCAGTTCACTACGCTCTGGCGATCTGGCCGTTCACTGTAGTGATCTCTGCTATGAGGGATGTGTATGCAGCTAGAAGTGGGTATTGCGTAGAGCAATCACGATACAAATACTCATGAAATGCATAGTTCTCACTACGTGGATGTTTTCGAGAAGTGGTCTGTATATGATGTTGGTGCTCCTCGATCCAACTGTTAGTACGTGTTTCGTACTCATGGAGTGTTTCGTATACTGGGTGCAGCTCATCAAACGACGGATCACGGTGCAGCAGCTGTTGAATTTCTCTTAGCCCCTGGCGGATTTCACGGATACTGACGGCTGCTTCTGTAAGTTGATCATGTTCTGTATTGAGGTCCTGAAGAAGTTGTTTGCGTGCATCCCATTCGCGCTTGCCTGCTTGGAGCACCGCTTGTTTCAGTTGTGGTGTGAGAGATTGACTGGTTGTAAGCGCTGTTCGTATCTCTTCACCTAACTCAGCACCCAGATGAATATCCAGTGGCTCGTCGTAGACTGCTTCATAACGGGGCACATTTACCACTGTCTCATCATAAATAGTGATTATCTTCTGGCAGGAATTATTCGCCGACTGACTCGAATTTACCGCAGAGGATTTTGGCTGGAAATAAATTTGTCCATTCTGGCCCGTATCTATCTCTATGATTTGATCGATGAACCGCTTGAAGGCTTTTTGCTCAACAGTGACTTGCTTCTGCTCTTCGCTCACAACCGCCACTGCATCCGAGAGTTGTTTAGTTCTCATTTTGGCCATTGATCGTCGATAGGGCTGTAGGTCAAGTCAGCACCTCAGTGAGACTACTTGTCGCCATCGGGGGTGGGAGTTCGGAGCAGTAGTGGACAGAGGGTGAATGAGCACAGCTTTGCTCACGAGCCCTCTACGGTCCATTCACATTCGGTGTTCAGAGATCCTCCTGGCTGTCCAGTAAGTCCGAGGGAGTGACAACTTGAACATCGCTCTCCTCGATGTAGTCAAGCAGCTCCTCAAGTTCTTCAGTGGTCATATCTGCCAGTGGGTCGTCTTCGATTTCGTTTTCCGGGACGATTCCATGTGCGAGTCCGATTGCAAGTTGGTTGTGCTCCTCAGCGATATCGATCATGGAGGTAAAGCCCTCAAGGTCATGCATGTCAACTCTCGAAAGATGCATTGGATCCGTGAACGGCACAGCGTTAGGTGTACCACCAAAATACGAACTCAGATCGTGATACTCACGGGTGATCTCGACGACCTCTTCGTTCGTATTATGATACGGGACGAACATCGACCGTGCCCCATCAGGGAAGCCACGTTCATCGAGATATTCATAGTCTGATTCGATAACTTGACGGATCGATTCGGGATCATTGAGCTCCATGAACGCCTCCCCTTCAGGATGCGAAGAGATGTCCCAGCCCGCATCGCGCATTTCGCGGAGATGATCGATCGTCATACGATCTTCGCGGTTGAGCGAATCAGGGACGACAGATGCAGTAGCTGACATACCGCGCTCTTCAAGAAGAGGGAGTGCGTTTTCGTACTGACTTTCGACCCCGTCGTCAAACGTCAGCATTACATAACCTTGATCGGCGGCGGGAGTCATCCGGAGATCATCGACCCAGAAGCGAATTTCCTCTTCATCTTGACTTTCGATAAGAATCTGGATCTCTTGAACATCATCGAGAAATGGTTCGCCTACTTGATTGGTATAGCCGACGTCCATTCGAAGCCAGCCTTCATATGTACCGACAATTGTTCGGGTACTTTCGAGCTGATCAGCTTCGCCGGGCGCAAGTATTCGGACAGTAATGCCAACAGGACGGGGGTTTTCAACTCGAACGGCAAGTGAAAGGTGGTGTCCTTCCATGTCCAGACCATCGGGATACGCGCGAAACATGCCTGCAACGTTGCCTGCATTTTCGATACGTGGCACTTGCGAGCCTGTAAGCGCTTCATCCTCATCAGGTGTGATATCACCTTCAAGAGCAGCCCACTCATCGAGATCTTCGAAGTCATCAACGACTTCACCGTGATCGATCGCGGGTGGTGTTGCGTCTTGCTCTTCATTGTCATCGACAGGTGCCGTGTCATCGCTGTCTTCTCCGTTATCGTCGCCTCCTGGTGTGGCGTCCGAAAACTGGTCAGTACATCCAGCTGTCAGAGCGAGTGAGCCGGCACCGAGCGCGGTTATGAACTGCCGTCGATCAGTTTGATCGTCCATCACCTCCTCCTTATTCTCAAATAGACTTCGTTCATTGCAGCCTAATTTTTACATTCATCTGAATTATGAATAAAGCAACTGTTTCGCGGAGACAAACAGTCTCTGCTAAAAAGTGTTAGAGTGGCACTCAAGTGGCCAGCAACGAATATTTGAGCCGTGAACGGAGTAATCTGGCTCAATTAGCTATATTATAAGGTTTGGTACTAGGCACTATACATCCCATTTCTTCCTACTGACGTCGTTCACTCCTTGAGGGTTAGCTTCCTGTTTTAACAGATATGCGCACGTATCCACTAGGAGCCCAGTCTCTGTAGGGTGGATTGGTGTGTTCCACCCCTCTCTGCTTGAAGTCCCGAGAACAAATGTTCCATGCTACATTGGCGCTGTTATCGGCCGTTAGACTGCAGGCGAGACTGAGTGTTTGCAGATCTACGGATCATTGACCAAAACGCCACCGCTGCGCATTTTTCTCCTACTGTTCTATCGGTTCAATAGTGATCCTGCATAGAAGTTGAGACATAGGATATAGTAGCTCCTACCAACGATCTCTCCTATTGGTTGTTATAGTCGTGCTACAAACTATCCTTCTGGATAAGATTTATCGATTAGAAACGATGTCCAAACATCACAGAGATCATCCGCACACTCCTGGCAAAGTCGAGCATGTTCAACGCTCTTCGCCCATTGTGTTAGGAGTCCATTCGAAATACCACCAACCCAAACTCCTTGCTCATTCAAGGAAAACCGATGAAGACGGCTTCCGTCCAAAAATTGTGTATGGCATCGATCACACTCTATGACCTTCTGAGTGGTTATTGCTAGGTTATTATGATTTTCAGACATTTGCTTATTGTTCCTATCTCTAATACTATGAATTTATCTATTACAAATATATAAATATTATTAATATAACATCTCTATACTTATACATCAACAGAATAACACGATAGAATTCCTGACTATATCACTAAATTTACTACTAATATTCATATACTTCATATCGAGAGTTACCATTTACTTCGAGATCATCAACTGTCACTGGACCTGCTCCCTGTGTCACTGCAATACCATCTCTGACCTGGTCGCTCAATTCCATCGTAACATCGGCGATTACTGCTGATTCGACATTCGGGAGTATCCGAAGTGCTTCTGTTACGGGTGCATCCATATCAATATCGCAATTACGTACTTCCATACCTACACCATTATCGAGGCGAATCGGACGTTGAGCACCGAACCCCTCAAATGGCTCGTCCACAATGAACTGGGCACCCTCAATAGTGCTGCCATCACCCTTTAATCGAACACCAGCAACATTCGCGTTTTCAAAAACACCGCCCTCAACATGAACACTACCATTTGCACCAGAGACGTATAATCCGTTATCAGGAAATGGTCCAACGTGTACGTCTCGAATTGTTATATTTCCTTGATGATAATCGCTCACTAGGAGGCCCGTCCCGCCGTTACCATTGTTTGTATCGACATCCCCATCTGAGATATCGATATTCTCAACAATACCCGTTCCACTATTAGTCTGTAGTCCTACAAGGAGGGATCCTTTGCTTGCTGTGTCATGCGTACCAACTATATTGATACCACGTGCTATAAGATTGTTACTTGCTTGAAGCTCCAAAGCTCGCCCTCCTTATTCTCTCTGGAAATATCAAACGTAAGACCGTCGATTTGAAGATCATTAATAGGGCTCTGATAGGTACCGAGTTTGAATACATATCCATTGGTCGGAGCAACACTAATCGTCGCATTTTCTCCGGTTATCCCGAACTTATCATAATTGGCAATACGGAACTGGCCATCCGTAAAATAAATACCTTCAGGAAAGTGAACAAGAGTACCGTCCTCGGCAACTTTATTGAGAATCGGAATAACTGAACTATCTCCACTATTATCGGCACCGGCCTCGACAATATCGACAACGTTTGAATAGCCCGAGGAATCTTCCGGTATTCCACCATTATTATTTTCTATGTTGCTGTTATCGGGTGGGCCCTCATCCGCATTTGCGGATGTAACAAGCGATGTTGTCAGGGCAAATCCAGCAACCGCTTTACAGTATAATCGTCGGCTTCTGTGTCTATGGTTATGCTCTTGCATGCGTAACTCCAGAAAAGTTGATAATACCAATAATTAAATAACTATCGATAAACATTTCAGAGCTCAATTCGAAACTGTATATGATGATTCGTTACTAATTATTAACTAGAAATACGATTATATGAACGAATAATATCCATAATTTCTATAACAGCCATAACAAACAATTACCTGATAACTCTACTGAAAATATATAATATATTCTACAAATACCGGTGGTTTAATGCAGTACTACCAATATACAATAAACGTGAGAAGTACTGAATTCGAGCTGTGTGAGCTCTGTGATAAACCAATCTTTACCGAAGTAACAGAGTGCCCGCATTGCGGCTTTGATCCTAAGGCAAACGTACTAAAATTGGGGATTGGAATTGCAATTTTCTTTGGTTTAGTTGGGGTCATAGTCCCGTTCCTATGGACGGTCGCCGCTAGTGGCGTCGTAATAGCTATTATCTCAATGCTGGTAACTATTACACCAACAAATCCCACTACATGATAGCAGTAGGCACTCATCTTAGTAAAGGACGCTTTGTTGAGTTCGCTGTTAGTAGTGATATATTCCTAGTTGTGCGGAATCAATAACGTACTTTTATCCTCGGAGTTATCCGACCCTCGATAGTTTAGTGTAATAATTAAAGTTAACTACATAAATAAAAATACTTA from Halalkalicoccus tibetensis encodes the following:
- a CDS encoding polysaccharide deacetylase family protein; amino-acid sequence: MDDQTDRRQFITALGAGSLALTAGCTDQFSDATPGGDDNGEDSDDTAPVDDNEEQDATPPAIDHGEVVDDFEDLDEWAALEGDITPDEDEALTGSQVPRIENAGNVAGMFRAYPDGLDMEGHHLSLAVRVENPRPVGITVRILAPGEADQLESTRTIVGTYEGWLRMDVGYTNQVGEPFLDDVQEIQILIESQDEEEIRFWVDDLRMTPAADQGYVMLTFDDGVESQYENALPLLEERGMSATASVVPDSLNREDRMTIDHLREMRDAGWDISSHPEGEAFMELNDPESIRQVIESDYEYLDERGFPDGARSMFVPYHNTNEEVVEITREYHDLSSYFGGTPNAVPFTDPMHLSRVDMHDLEGFTSMIDIAEEHNQLAIGLAHGIVPENEIEDDPLADMTTEELEELLDYIEESDVQVVTPSDLLDSQEDL
- a CDS encoding glycosyltransferase family 4 protein; the encoded protein is MSNSDPRLSVLSLVTSETSFYRQQEEHLRKQGVEIDTLTVSGKEVVDGGPEETRSYSHYIKTLIEFHKDYTHSDYDVIHSNFGLTAPIALSQFRTPVVMTLWGTDLMGKYGPVTKLCAKRCDGVMVRSEEMAEMLPCNAEIVPSGVDLDLFQPMSTVDARREVGWAEEPFQVLFPYSPGYTRKNYPLAEAVVNEVSDELGMDIELQTISDIEHEKVPVYMNASDAILLTSSREGSPNTVKEAMACNVPVVTTDVGDVQLRLKNVTNSYVGRNEAELVSGLKQVLLSGERTNGREEVREVSWENIAKAIIALYQLVVK
- a CDS encoding metal-dependent hydrolase — translated: MMPWEHAIIGYVAYSLFVHTVYQDSPTSHETIIVVFASLLPDLIDKPLAWQFGVFEGGYALGHSIFFAVPLSAAVAILAYNRGQSRFSWAFGIGYLLHPLFDVLPTYIGSGELQLERILWPIGGNGSQQDSISEGVVINFVPYVRSIGGQLLTGEPSRYLLFVLGLGSFAFLLWLYDGMPVVKEGYHGVRERVSRLDTNNDQR